In Campylobacter concisus, the following proteins share a genomic window:
- a CDS encoding three component ABC system middle component, giving the protein MSKYVDSVYKINNNIFIFTPLFVAFYQNLKPNPKNLLLSYLVLPLVLHKTSQEKIKNSKTTSSIFTFLDSKDKNKRENVYGLPKRVQDYKEITNQCILYAIKNKWLKLNDDLSVTFLKEQKNSIASLDSAFRASSKLCNIFQNLDVVSIYKQLGVKEL; this is encoded by the coding sequence ATGAGTAAATATGTAGATAGTGTTTATAAGATCAACAATAATATATTTATTTTTACACCATTGTTTGTGGCTTTTTATCAAAATTTAAAGCCAAATCCTAAAAATTTATTATTATCATATTTAGTTTTACCATTGGTCTTACACAAAACCAGCCAGGAGAAAATTAAAAATTCGAAAACAACAAGTAGTATTTTTACTTTTTTAGATAGCAAAGATAAAAACAAAAGAGAAAATGTTTATGGATTGCCCAAAAGGGTTCAAGATTACAAAGAGATTACAAATCAATGCATTTTATATGCCATTAAAAATAAATGGTTGAAATTAAATGATGATTTATCGGTGACTTTTTTAAAAGAGCAAAAAAATAGCATAGCAAGTCTAGATAGTGCCTTTAGAGCATCGTCTAAGCTTTGTAATATTTTTCAAAATTTGGATGTAGTTTCTATTTATAAACAATTGGGGGTTAAAGAGTTATGA
- a CDS encoding DUF3732 domain-containing protein, translating to MKSYVKYIGLVDKEDKIHSVKFTTGVNIITGKSSTGKSAIIEIFDYCMGSSEFNIPSGVITDNADIYFVILSIKETFLVLARKENGRKIFLKEESNSPDIKVLNKEYFDNKFFISNSDFKVNLGHYFGLDINDIEEDKSVSQYTGQKKGRPSVRNIIPYLIQHQNLIANKHSLFYRFDENEKREQTIDQFKIFAGFVNQEYYILKQNLANSKKQLKRLELEEKVIKIQREFNSEKFDGLLQEYEAISGNKLFEEASNIILSNPANYIDKLVAKGISINENNDESVEKILSLEKEYNRLLSQKRELNYKYKNINSSIDYVKKYKEELSNNQAIAEASINVTTCPFCTQETNIIANEANQLEEAIKWLNIELRKSPYLLDSFESDKNNIKEKISNIEEKLKSIKNEIEQLKNITKALENNKSLNEQALKVKLKIENLLESLMDKKDNNIEEKIKATQQDISEFEKLLKDEFNLDKQLEEAEKYINYKMKEIGNKLDFESSYKPINLKFSLTNFDLWHEKENKDKVYLRSMGSGANWLYSHITLFLALHNFFCSLGNKSIVPSILFLDQPSQVYFPTSIKDENDEFNIDRIEEKKGTNTKDEDLKAVTNLFNQLVSFCKTTLKETGIEPQIIITDHADKLELDSVDFENLVNDRRWRTRGFINK from the coding sequence ATGAAAAGTTACGTCAAATATATTGGGCTGGTTGACAAAGAAGATAAAATACATAGCGTTAAATTTACCACAGGTGTAAATATAATTACTGGTAAATCTTCAACTGGCAAAAGCGCAATTATTGAGATATTTGATTACTGTATGGGAAGTAGCGAATTTAATATTCCATCTGGAGTTATTACGGATAATGCGGATATATATTTTGTAATTCTATCAATTAAAGAAACATTTTTGGTTTTGGCTAGAAAAGAAAATGGTAGAAAAATATTTTTAAAAGAAGAATCAAATTCGCCAGATATAAAAGTGCTTAACAAGGAATATTTTGATAATAAATTTTTTATATCAAATAGTGATTTTAAGGTAAATTTAGGACATTATTTTGGACTTGATATAAATGATATAGAAGAAGATAAAAGCGTGTCGCAATACACAGGACAAAAGAAGGGTCGACCATCTGTAAGAAATATTATTCCTTACCTAATTCAACACCAAAACTTAATAGCAAATAAGCATTCGTTATTTTATAGATTTGATGAAAATGAAAAGAGAGAACAAACTATCGATCAGTTTAAAATTTTTGCAGGATTTGTTAATCAAGAATATTATATATTAAAACAAAATTTAGCCAATAGCAAGAAGCAATTAAAAAGATTAGAATTAGAAGAAAAAGTTATAAAAATCCAAAGAGAATTTAATAGCGAAAAGTTTGATGGTCTATTACAAGAGTATGAAGCAATTAGCGGAAATAAACTTTTTGAAGAAGCTTCAAATATTATTCTTTCTAATCCAGCAAATTATATAGATAAGCTTGTCGCTAAAGGCATATCCATTAATGAAAATAATGATGAGTCTGTTGAAAAAATATTATCTTTAGAAAAAGAATACAATAGACTGTTATCACAAAAAAGAGAGTTAAATTATAAATATAAAAATATTAATTCTTCAATAGACTATGTTAAAAAATATAAAGAAGAATTATCAAATAATCAAGCTATAGCCGAAGCTAGTATCAATGTCACAACATGCCCATTTTGCACACAAGAGACAAATATTATTGCTAATGAAGCAAATCAATTAGAAGAAGCTATAAAATGGCTAAATATTGAACTTAGAAAATCCCCATATTTATTAGACTCATTTGAAAGCGACAAAAATAATATCAAAGAAAAAATATCAAATATAGAAGAGAAACTTAAAAGCATTAAAAATGAAATTGAACAATTAAAAAATATCACAAAAGCATTAGAAAACAACAAAAGTTTAAACGAACAGGCTTTAAAAGTAAAATTAAAAATAGAAAATCTTCTTGAAAGTCTTATGGATAAAAAAGATAACAATATCGAAGAAAAAATCAAAGCGACACAACAAGATATTTCAGAGTTTGAAAAATTATTGAAAGATGAATTTAATTTAGATAAACAACTTGAAGAAGCGGAAAAATATATCAATTACAAAATGAAAGAAATTGGAAATAAGCTTGATTTTGAAAGTTCATACAAGCCAATAAATTTAAAATTTTCGCTAACTAATTTTGATTTATGGCATGAAAAAGAAAATAAAGATAAAGTTTATTTAAGATCTATGGGAAGTGGCGCTAATTGGCTATATAGTCACATAACTTTATTTTTGGCACTACACAACTTTTTTTGTTCTTTAGGCAATAAATCCATAGTACCGTCTATTTTATTCTTAGATCAACCTAGTCAAGTTTATTTTCCAACCTCAATAAAAGATGAGAATGATGAATTTAATATTGATCGTATTGAAGAGAAAAAAGGAACTAATACAAAAGATGAAGATTTGAAAGCTGTTACAAATCTATTTAATCAATTAGTTTCTTTTTGTAAAACTACTCTAAAAGAAACTGGAATAGAGCCACAAATTATTATCACAGATCATGCTGATAAACTAGAGTTAGATAGCGTGGATTTTGAAAATCTTGTAAATGACAGAAGATGGAGAACTAGGGGTTTTATAAATAAGTAA
- a CDS encoding type I restriction endonuclease subunit R, whose product MFSKTNEEAFESSIEKYLLQNHGYIKGYSKDFNKEYAIDETRLFDFLEISQKDELDKLKRDSDYKQKILYQLSKMISKYGVLKILKKGLSVADANFTLFYPAPIASSGDETRKKFSQNQFSVTRQLAYSKQNPNLEIDMVIFINGLPIITIELKNSAMSGYGQTAKYHGINQYKKDRDPKDTLLNFARCLVHFTFDTNEAYMSTKLDREKTFFLPFNKGDKNSAGNPPNPNGHKTAYIWEEIFSKTSLADILQHFVRIDGKDTDKLESRNLYFPRYHQLDVVRKIIDDVSNNGVGKTYLIQHSAGSGKSNSITWCAYGLIETYPAKEGVSDKGMEYPLFDSVIVVTDRKILDKQLRENIASFSEVKNIVAPAFSSTELKSNLESGKKIIITTIQKFPFIVDGISDLSDKKFAVIIDEAHSSQSGTAHHKMNEAMGKKDFDDDMDLQDMVLEVMQSRKMKNNASYFAFTATPKNSTLEKFGTKQDDGSFVPFHLYSMKQAIEEGFILDVLSNYTTYKSYYEIVKSIDDNPYFKTDKAQKRLRGFVEKNPSTIATKTEIILDHFMNNIVKTNKLKGKAKGMVVTADIQTAILYHKAIIKKLHAIGDPFGAIVAFSGKKELDGIEYTEDSINEFDSKDIADKFDSDQYRLLVVANKFLTGFDQPKLCAMYVDKKLDGVLAVQALSRLNRAAPKYSKKTEDLFVLDFFNKIEDIKASFDPFYTSTSLKEETDINVLHELKSVLDDSGIYERSEVDEFFESYFKGEEAGKLSSMIDAVADRFNNKLCLEDDDKADYKIKAKQFVKIYAQMASIMPYEIVECEKLFWFLKFLIPKMVVKDKDKDKIDELLNAVDLSTYGLERVKLGAKIELDPSEAELEPQNPNLRGAYAGDEKKDPLDEIIKNFNEKWFKGWDATPDEQRAKFIHIIDKVRAHKDFEENYEKNTDEINRRLAIEKIIDEVINKERKKELELYKLFATNEAFKLGLRENIEMALKTRV is encoded by the coding sequence ATGTTTAGTAAGACAAACGAAGAAGCATTTGAAAGTAGTATAGAAAAGTATCTCTTGCAAAATCACGGATATATCAAAGGGTATAGCAAAGATTTTAACAAAGAGTATGCTATAGATGAGACTAGGCTCTTTGACTTTTTGGAAATTTCACAAAAAGATGAGCTTGATAAGCTAAAAAGAGATAGCGATTATAAACAAAAGATACTCTATCAACTAAGCAAGATGATAAGCAAATACGGCGTGCTTAAAATTTTAAAAAAGGGCCTTAGTGTGGCTGACGCAAATTTTACGCTATTTTACCCTGCGCCGATAGCTTCAAGCGGAGATGAAACCAGAAAGAAATTTAGCCAAAATCAGTTTAGCGTCACAAGGCAACTGGCCTATTCAAAGCAAAATCCAAACCTTGAAATAGATATGGTGATCTTTATAAATGGACTTCCTATAATCACAATAGAGCTTAAAAATAGTGCGATGAGCGGATACGGGCAGACAGCTAAATATCACGGCATAAATCAATACAAAAAAGATAGAGACCCAAAAGATACGCTTTTAAATTTCGCTAGGTGTCTAGTACATTTTACTTTTGATACCAATGAAGCCTATATGAGCACAAAGCTCGACAGAGAAAAGACTTTCTTTTTGCCATTTAACAAAGGGGATAAAAACTCCGCAGGAAACCCGCCAAACCCAAACGGACACAAAACCGCATACATTTGGGAGGAAATTTTTTCTAAAACATCTTTGGCGGATATCTTGCAACATTTTGTTAGAATTGACGGAAAAGATACCGATAAGCTAGAGAGTAGAAATTTATATTTCCCAAGATATCATCAACTAGACGTAGTAAGAAAAATAATAGACGACGTAAGCAACAACGGCGTCGGCAAAACCTATCTCATACAGCATAGCGCTGGAAGCGGAAAGTCAAATTCTATAACTTGGTGCGCGTACGGGCTCATAGAAACATACCCAGCAAAAGAGGGAGTAAGCGACAAAGGCATGGAGTATCCACTATTTGATAGCGTCATAGTGGTAACGGACCGAAAAATACTAGATAAACAACTGAGGGAAAATATAGCTAGTTTTAGCGAGGTAAAAAATATCGTCGCTCCAGCATTTAGCTCGACTGAGCTAAAATCAAATTTAGAAAGCGGTAAAAAAATAATCATAACAACCATTCAAAAATTTCCTTTTATAGTAGACGGAATAAGCGATCTTAGCGACAAGAAATTTGCTGTCATAATCGACGAGGCACACTCGTCTCAAAGTGGAACGGCACACCATAAGATGAATGAAGCGATGGGCAAAAAAGATTTTGACGATGATATGGACTTGCAAGATATGGTGCTTGAAGTAATGCAAAGTAGAAAAATGAAAAATAACGCTTCATATTTTGCATTTACAGCCACGCCTAAAAACTCAACGCTTGAAAAATTTGGAACAAAGCAAGATGACGGTAGTTTTGTTCCGTTTCATCTATACTCAATGAAGCAAGCGATTGAAGAGGGCTTTATACTAGATGTTTTGTCAAACTATACGACATATAAAAGCTATTATGAGATAGTAAAATCCATAGACGATAATCCCTATTTTAAGACGGATAAAGCGCAAAAAAGGCTTAGGGGCTTCGTCGAGAAAAATCCATCTACTATAGCTACAAAAACGGAAATAATCTTAGATCACTTCATGAACAATATAGTAAAAACAAACAAACTAAAAGGCAAAGCAAAAGGTATGGTGGTAACTGCCGATATACAAACAGCCATCCTTTATCACAAGGCTATTATTAAAAAACTCCATGCAATCGGCGATCCATTTGGAGCTATCGTCGCATTTTCCGGTAAAAAAGAGCTTGACGGGATAGAATATACGGAAGATAGCATAAATGAATTTGATTCAAAAGATATAGCCGATAAATTTGATAGCGATCAGTATAGGTTACTAGTGGTGGCGAATAAATTTTTAACAGGATTTGATCAGCCAAAGCTTTGCGCGATGTATGTGGATAAAAAGCTAGATGGGGTTCTCGCCGTGCAAGCTCTCTCGCGCTTAAACCGAGCTGCACCAAAATACTCTAAAAAAACAGAAGATCTCTTTGTGCTTGATTTTTTTAACAAGATTGAAGATATTAAGGCATCTTTTGATCCTTTTTATACATCAACGTCATTAAAAGAAGAGACAGATATAAATGTTTTACACGAACTAAAATCAGTACTTGATGATAGTGGAATTTATGAGCGTAGCGAAGTGGATGAGTTTTTTGAGAGCTATTTTAAAGGCGAAGAGGCTGGGAAATTATCATCTATGATAGACGCGGTAGCGGATAGATTTAACAATAAACTTTGCCTTGAAGATGACGATAAAGCCGACTACAAGATAAAAGCGAAGCAGTTTGTAAAAATTTACGCGCAGATGGCGTCAATCATGCCTTATGAAATAGTAGAGTGCGAGAAGCTGTTTTGGTTTTTGAAATTTCTAATACCTAAAATGGTCGTAAAAGATAAAGACAAAGATAAGATAGACGAGCTTTTAAATGCGGTCGATCTTTCTACTTACGGACTAGAAAGAGTAAAGCTTGGCGCAAAAATAGAGCTAGATCCAAGCGAGGCGGAGCTAGAGCCACAAAATCCAAATTTAAGAGGCGCTTACGCCGGTGATGAGAAAAAAGATCCGCTAGATGAGATAATAAAAAATTTTAACGAGAAATGGTTTAAGGGCTGGGACGCTACGCCTGATGAGCAAAGGGCTAAATTTATACACATTATTGATAAAGTAAGAGCCCATAAAGATTTTGAGGAGAATTACGAGAAAAATACAGATGAAATTAACAGAAGACTCGCTATCGAAAAAATAATAGATGAAGTGATAAACAAAGAGAGAAAAAAGGAGCTTGAGCTTTATAAGCTTTTTGCAACAAATGAGGCGTTTAAATTAGGGCTAAGGGAAAATATAGAAATGGCTTTGAAAACTAGAGTTTAA
- a CDS encoding relaxase/mobilization nuclease domain-containing protein, with protein sequence MLVKFLRTYTGGGLGSINYLLNERKAAGTARVIKGDENLTRAIIKGITYKQKTCFGVLSFEEKYDFLTEEQKLKIIKDFECALLGEYMLERTNVLWVEHSDKDGRLELNFLVPKIDLKTGKSFNPYFAKYDQTRIDLIKRIINDEYGLSSPDDPAKEQTILSSKKNINHYKNLEELDQKLHDLVKQGYIKNRDHMIELLKQNGIEITRINKKGITIILPTKKTKNRLKGGIYDADFTSAQRLGELSQSSSRRIREFHDRNTQAECRENRRKLEELIAKRDRFNQKRYVERTSKNNILAPQGQIGDNLAISGYRTNFGNSNWLGSARNDIKGRSSLDDTKTMEIQPTCYGQDPEGVLHIDSKRRRDNREREQEIYINENGVEDDSIRESIARRERALDEDDRRRKEQARIRNNEFATRLREEARDITDKCDRANKESQELEQRLQRRLNGISAATKRYVREFNILLGRKIRKFRRKIPKFERRIRELTDRAQEATRICREFIEEREYTQKASMYHHVSDVCKEKTQSLDMF encoded by the coding sequence ATGCTAGTTAAATTTCTTCGTACTTATACTGGTGGTGGCCTTGGGAGCATAAATTATCTTTTAAATGAGAGAAAGGCTGCTGGAACAGCAAGAGTTATAAAAGGTGATGAAAATTTAACTAGAGCTATTATAAAAGGCATCACTTATAAACAAAAGACCTGTTTTGGTGTTTTATCATTTGAAGAAAAGTATGACTTTTTAACTGAAGAACAAAAACTAAAGATCATTAAGGATTTTGAATGTGCTCTTTTGGGCGAATATATGCTTGAGAGGACAAATGTATTATGGGTAGAGCATTCGGACAAGGATGGTCGGCTTGAGTTAAATTTCCTGGTTCCCAAGATCGATCTTAAAACAGGAAAATCATTTAATCCATATTTTGCCAAATATGATCAAACTAGAATAGATCTAATTAAAAGGATTATTAACGATGAGTATGGACTATCAAGCCCAGATGATCCAGCAAAAGAGCAAACTATATTATCTAGCAAGAAAAACATCAATCATTATAAAAATTTAGAAGAGCTAGACCAAAAGCTGCACGATCTGGTTAAGCAAGGCTATATTAAAAATAGAGACCACATGATTGAACTTCTTAAACAAAATGGTATTGAAATAACCAGGATCAACAAAAAAGGCATAACGATCATACTGCCTACTAAAAAAACAAAAAATCGTTTAAAAGGAGGAATATACGATGCAGACTTCACCAGTGCTCAAAGACTTGGAGAACTCAGCCAAAGCTCAAGCAGAAGAATTAGAGAATTCCATGATAGAAATACACAAGCAGAGTGTAGAGAAAATAGGCGAAAACTTGAGGAGCTTATTGCTAAAAGAGATAGATTTAATCAAAAAAGATATGTCGAAAGAACTTCAAAAAACAATATCCTTGCACCACAAGGACAGATCGGTGATAATCTCGCTATCAGTGGCTACCGCACTAATTTTGGGAATAGCAATTGGCTGGGTAGTGCACGCAATGATATTAAAGGAAGAAGTAGCTTGGACGATACCAAAACAATGGAGATACAGCCAACCTGCTACGGACAAGACCCAGAGGGAGTATTACATATCGATTCCAAAAGACGAAGAGATAATAGAGAACGAGAGCAGGAAATTTATATTAATGAAAATGGAGTAGAGGATGACAGCATTAGAGAAAGCATTGCTAGAAGAGAACGAGCGCTTGACGAAGACGATCGAAGACGAAAGGAGCAAGCACGAATTAGAAATAATGAATTTGCAACAAGACTGCGAGAAGAAGCTCGCGATATTACAGACAAATGTGACAGAGCTAACAAAGAAAGTCAAGAGCTTGAACAAAGATTGCAACGACGCCTTAACGGAATCTCTGCAGCAACAAAGAGATATGTACGAGAGTTCAATATCTTGCTTGGAAGAAAAATTAGAAAATTTAGAAGAAAAATTCCAAAATTTGAGAGAAGAATACGAGAGCTTACAGATAGAGCACAAGAGGCTACAAGAATATGTAGAGAATTTATAGAGGAGCGTGAATACACCCAAAAAGCCAGCATGTATCACCATGTGAGTGATGTATGCAAGGAAAAGACTCAAAGCTTAGATATGTTTTAA
- a CDS encoding plasmid mobilization protein, translating into MSSEKTKKRKITKVITKRLRLSNAEWSVINGKLKESGLTFSKFALRAMLSKQIHAPIKRELLTELSRHGQNINQIATKLNSGESLDRVGIEIIADDNDVLHKVYEALGK; encoded by the coding sequence GTGAGTTCTGAAAAGACAAAAAAGCGCAAGATAACCAAAGTCATAACTAAAAGACTTAGGCTAAGTAATGCAGAATGGTCGGTAATTAATGGCAAATTAAAAGAAAGTGGTCTGACTTTCTCAAAATTTGCCCTAAGAGCTATGTTATCTAAGCAGATTCATGCACCAATCAAGAGGGAGCTTTTAACTGAACTATCTAGACATGGACAAAACATAAACCAAATAGCCACCAAACTAAATAGCGGAGAAAGCCTAGATAGAGTTGGTATTGAGATCATAGCGGACGATAATGATGTCTTACATAAAGTATATGAAGCATTGGGTAAATAA
- a CDS encoding type II toxin-antitoxin system RelE family toxin: MSYELEFLPSALKEWQKLDNSIKVQFKKKLSERLENPKVAKDKLRGYEDVYKIKLRDVGYRLAYQVKDDEIVVLVLVVGKRENNEVYEMLKDKFN; the protein is encoded by the coding sequence ATGAGCTATGAGTTAGAGTTCTTGCCAAGTGCTTTAAAAGAGTGGCAAAAGCTTGACAATAGCATAAAAGTGCAGTTTAAAAAGAAGCTAAGTGAGCGTCTAGAAAACCCAAAGGTTGCCAAGGACAAGCTACGAGGCTATGAAGATGTCTATAAGATCAAGCTAAGAGATGTCGGCTACCGCTTGGCATATCAAGTAAAAGATGACGAGATCGTAGTATTGGTGCTAGTTGTCGGCAAAAGAGAGAACAACGAAGTATATGAGATGCTAAAGGATAAATTTAACTAA
- a CDS encoding type II toxin-antitoxin system Phd/YefM family antitoxin encodes MQTIQANFTASISELKKSPAQILKQAGDNVVAILNHNVPSAYLVPSAVYEKMAEIIEEYHLSKAVDTALASGEKPVKVSLDEL; translated from the coding sequence ATGCAAACCATACAAGCAAATTTTACAGCTAGCATAAGCGAGCTAAAAAAGTCTCCAGCTCAAATTTTAAAACAAGCTGGAGATAATGTCGTAGCTATACTAAATCACAATGTCCCTAGCGCCTATCTAGTACCTAGTGCTGTCTATGAAAAAATGGCAGAGATAATAGAAGAGTATCATCTAAGCAAAGCAGTAGATACTGCTCTAGCAAGTGGTGAAAAACCAGTAAAAGTAAGTCTAGATGAGCTATGA
- a CDS encoding site-specific integrase, protein MLFDDKREQYFLEDDSSDNLAKHATPSSFDAKNIASFQENIKELEDSGCLPITDGQLKAMAQRISETVYAILDQKYGSTSNLKLVRTKNSHRSMEDIIMDPNPPKNIKIKLDDDSSFNIFNPSAQITQEYEIRQVLQAASGSSNQFTALNLEDQKSLKDAFYIFETNTKRADKWSPDTQRLVTSVKKLLFLYFNEDTPVHKITRDNLLEFRDLLYKIPTKLAQKSRYKDKSLSQILKLGEKDDKLSEPTIQKYMIRVIQFFNYCFDSGYINKSITAKMNVKINVDPNERAVLPYEASEARKIFEIVTSIKQSGKSPSSRIEASELYYVTMIAAYSGMRIKEITQLHKEDIALKDGIYCFNINTNDGKTTKTKNSIRFVPIHSKLIDLGLLEYVNSKKSGNIFKVSNKDFSEIFRSQIQRKFIDKDSKKTFYSFRHYFIDYLVQREVEANLIAQIVGHEKQYKILLNTYAKPINANTLKSKVEMVSYENE, encoded by the coding sequence GTGCTCTTTGATGACAAGCGTGAGCAATATTTTCTTGAAGATGACTCTAGTGATAACTTAGCCAAACATGCCACACCTAGTTCGTTTGACGCTAAGAATATAGCTTCGTTTCAAGAAAATATAAAAGAGCTTGAAGATAGTGGTTGTTTGCCCATTACTGATGGGCAGCTTAAGGCTATGGCTCAGAGGATTAGCGAGACGGTTTATGCCATACTAGATCAAAAGTATGGTTCGACCTCAAATTTAAAGCTAGTAAGAACAAAGAATAGCCATAGAAGCATGGAAGATATCATAATGGATCCAAACCCACCAAAAAATATCAAAATAAAATTAGATGACGATAGTAGCTTTAATATTTTTAATCCTAGTGCCCAAATAACCCAAGAGTATGAGATCAGACAAGTACTGCAAGCAGCATCTGGCTCCAGCAATCAATTCACAGCTTTAAATTTAGAAGACCAAAAGAGCTTAAAGGATGCATTTTATATATTTGAAACAAACACCAAAAGAGCTGACAAGTGGTCGCCAGATACGCAAAGACTAGTTACTAGCGTAAAAAAGCTCTTATTTTTATACTTTAACGAAGATACGCCAGTTCATAAGATCACAAGAGACAACTTGCTTGAATTTAGAGATCTTCTTTATAAAATTCCAACCAAGTTAGCTCAAAAGAGTAGGTATAAAGATAAAAGTTTATCTCAGATACTTAAGCTAGGCGAAAAGGATGACAAGCTCTCTGAGCCTACTATCCAAAAATATATGATAAGGGTTATTCAGTTTTTTAACTACTGCTTTGATAGTGGCTATATAAATAAAAGCATAACTGCAAAAATGAACGTCAAGATAAACGTAGATCCTAATGAGAGGGCAGTGCTTCCATACGAAGCATCAGAAGCTAGGAAGATCTTTGAGATAGTAACTAGTATCAAACAAAGTGGTAAATCGCCAAGCTCAAGGATAGAGGCTAGTGAGCTCTACTACGTCACAATGATAGCTGCCTATAGTGGCATGAGGATAAAAGAGATCACACAGCTTCATAAGGAAGATATAGCCTTAAAAGATGGAATTTACTGCTTTAACATAAACACAAATGATGGTAAAACTACCAAGACCAAAAACAGCATTAGGTTTGTGCCTATCCATAGTAAGCTCATAGATCTAGGTTTGTTAGAATATGTTAATAGCAAGAAAAGCGGAAATATATTTAAGGTAAGCAATAAGGACTTCTCTGAAATTTTTAGAAGCCAGATCCAAAGAAAGTTTATAGACAAAGACTCTAAAAAGACCTTTTACTCTTTTAGACACTACTTTATAGACTATCTAGTGCAGCGCGAGGTAGAAGCTAACCTTATAGCTCAGATAGTAGGACATGAAAAGCAGTATAAGATCTTGCTAAACACTTATGCCAAGCCTATTAACGCTAATACACTAAAGTCTAAAGTAGAGATGGTATCGTATGAAAATGAATAG
- a CDS encoding DUF6538 domain-containing protein → MGQHLRERNGIYYYRATLAPSIRKFFNEKREICFSTSTSLLEKARKRAKILDNNLYLIKRAVHMNLSDSIIQSFVNSFMKVKLSKSIKEHSLLNKKMDVEFLNALNDYFKQSLIDGDLPQI, encoded by the coding sequence ATGGGACAACACTTAAGGGAGCGAAACGGTATATATTACTACCGAGCGACACTTGCTCCAAGCATCAGAAAATTTTTTAACGAAAAGCGAGAAATTTGCTTCTCCACGTCCACTAGTCTCTTGGAAAAAGCCAGAAAAAGGGCTAAAATTCTAGACAACAATCTTTACTTGATAAAAAGGGCGGTTCATATGAATCTTAGCGATAGCATAATCCAATCTTTTGTAAATTCGTTTATGAAAGTAAAGCTTAGTAAGAGCATCAAAGAGCACTCTCTTCTTAATAAGAAGATGGATGTAGAATTTCTAAATGCGCTCAATGACTACTTTAAACAAAGTTTGATAGATGGCGATCTACCTCAAATTTAA
- the tssJ gene encoding type VI secretion system lipoprotein TssJ, which produces MFILFLTGCAKDLIISNMPNSNLNYHGDNVPITIIAYKLRDVAKFKEASIIDLAERNGEILGYDKIDSIKTQIQPNTNRYAFTNVYPDEVPYVGILVLYADQSKTNIKAYKATKEIKEKNIVFEITKNGVNVLDASSSKIQASK; this is translated from the coding sequence GTGTTTATACTATTTCTTACAGGATGTGCAAAAGATCTTATTATAAGCAATATGCCAAATTCAAATTTGAACTATCATGGTGATAATGTTCCTATAACTATCATAGCTTATAAATTAAGAGATGTGGCTAAATTTAAAGAAGCTAGCATTATCGATCTAGCCGAGAGAAATGGTGAAATACTAGGCTATGATAAGATTGACTCTATAAAAACACAAATTCAGCCAAATACAAATAGATATGCTTTTACAAATGTATATCCTGACGAGGTTCCGTATGTCGGTATTTTGGTACTTTATGCTGATCAGAGCAAGACAAATATCAAGGCTTACAAAGCAACAAAAGAGATAAAAGAAAAAAATATAGTTTTTGAAATAACAAAAAATGGCGTAAATGTTTTAGACGCTAGTAGCTCTAAAATACAAGCAAGCAA